The following coding sequences lie in one Arabidopsis thaliana chromosome 3, partial sequence genomic window:
- a CDS encoding Translation machinery associated TMA7 (Translation machinery associated TMA7; CONTAINS InterPro DOMAIN/s: Translation machinery associated TMA7 (InterPro:IPR015157); BEST Arabidopsis thaliana protein match is: Translation machinery associated TMA7 (TAIR:AT1G15270.1); Has 382 Blast hits to 382 proteins in 132 species: Archae - 0; Bacteria - 0; Metazoa - 202; Fungi - 86; Plants - 65; Viruses - 0; Other Eukaryotes - 29 (source: NCBI BLink).), translating into MSSKQGGKLKPLKQPKSGKKEYDEHDMELMQKKKDEEKALKELRAKASQKGSFGGSGLKKSGKK; encoded by the exons ATGTCTTCCAAGCAAG GAGGGAAATTGAAGCCTTTGAAGCAGCCCAAGTCTGGTAAGAAGGAGTACGATGAG CACGATATGGAGTTAATgcagaaaaagaaggatgAAGAGAAG GCACTTAAAGAACTCAGGGCCAAGGCTTCACAAAAAGGATCATTCGGAGGCTCAGGACTTAAGAAAAGTGGGAAGAAATAA
- the PDX1.2 gene encoding pyridoxine biosynthesis 1.2 (pyridoxine biosynthesis 1.2 (PDX1.2); FUNCTIONS IN: protein heterodimerization activity; INVOLVED IN: pyridoxal phosphate biosynthetic process, metabolic process; LOCATED IN: cytosol; EXPRESSED IN: 24 plant structures; EXPRESSED DURING: 11 growth stages; CONTAINS InterPro DOMAIN/s: Vitamin B6 biosynthesis protein (InterPro:IPR001852), Ribulose-phosphate binding barrel (InterPro:IPR011060); BEST Arabidopsis thaliana protein match is: Aldolase-type TIM barrel family protein (TAIR:AT5G01410.1); Has 3117 Blast hits to 3111 proteins in 1095 species: Archae - 240; Bacteria - 1784; Metazoa - 13; Fungi - 157; Plants - 173; Viruses - 0; Other Eukaryotes - 750 (source: NCBI BLink).): MADQAMTDQDQGAVTLYSGTAITDAKKNHPFSVKVGLAQVLRGGAIVEVSSVNQAKLAESAGACSVIVSDPVRSRGGVRRMPDPVLIKEVKRAVSVPVMARARVGHFVEAQILESLAVDYIDESEIISVADDDHFINKHNFRSPFICGCRDTGEALRRIREGAAMIRIQGDLTATGNIAETVKNVRSLMGEVRVLNNMDDDEVFTFAKKISAPYDLVAQTKQMGRVPVVQFASGGITTPADAALMMQLGCDGVFVGSEVFDGPDPFKKLRSIVQAVQHYNDPHVLAEMSSGLENAMESLNVRGDRIQDFGQGSV; this comes from the coding sequence ATGGCGGATCAAGCTATGACGGATCAAGATCAAGGAGCTGTTACTCTCTACAGCGGCACAGCCATTACCGACGCGAAGAAAAACCATCCGTTCTCTGTTAAGGTCGGATTAGCTCAGGTACTTCGTGGCGGCGCCATTGTTGAAGTTTCCTCGGTTAACCAAGCTAAGCTCGCTGAATCCGCCGGCGCATGTTCTGTAATCGTCTCAGATCCGGTTCGATCTCGCGGCGGTGTTCGTCGTATGCCGGATCCGGTTCTCATCAAAGAGGTAAAACGAGCTGTGTCTGTACCTGTGATGGCACGAGCTCGCGTTGGTCATTTTGTTGAGGCTCAGATCTTGGAATCTCTTGCGGTTGATTACATTGACGAGAGCGAGATTATCTCTGTTGCGGATGATGATcatttcatcaacaaacatAATTTCCGATCTCCGTTCATTTGTGGTTGCCGTGATACAGGAGAAGCTTTGAGGAGAATCAGAGAAGGTGCTGCTATGATTAGGATCCAAGGAGATTTAACCGCAACAGGTAACATTGCAGAGACTGTGAAGAACGTTAGGTCATTGATGGGTGAAGTTAGAGTCTTGAACAacatggatgatgatgaggtgtTCACGTTTGCTAAGAAGATTTCAGCACCGTATGATCTTGTGGCTCAGACTAAGCAGATGGGTAGGGTTCCGGTTGTTCAGTTTGCATCAGGTGGGATCACGACTCCTGCTGATGCAGCTTTGATGATGCAGCTAGGTTGTGATGGGGTTTTTGTGGGTTCTGAGGTTTTTGATGGTCCTGATCCGTTTAAGAAACTTAGGAGCATTGTTCAAGCTGTTCAACATTACAATGATCCTCATGTGTTGGCTGAGATGAGTTCTGGATTGGAGAATGCAATGGAGAGCTTAAATGTTCGTGGTGACAGGATTCAAGACTTTGGCCAAGGCAGTGTTTGA